A genome region from Deltaproteobacteria bacterium HGW-Deltaproteobacteria-2 includes the following:
- the ftcD gene encoding glutamate formimidoyltransferase produces MKIIECVPNFSEGCDSRTITAIAAVFKSFPDVQLADFSGDADHNRSVFTFLGKPKDVLAAALAACGKALELIDMRKQAGAHPRLGAVDVVPFVPLGTAKMKDAVDLAHSFGKQLGERFGVPVYFYGFAARKDSYIELPDVRRGGYEGLAEKMMRMKDIPDEGGKKFNAQSGATVVGARDLLVAYNINLASEDMHLAKHIASRIREKGGGLKSVRAIGLMLKSRGVAQVSLNLLNYKETPLKTVFDRVKILAAEGGAKILESELIGLAPKCAFAGTTPEYLKLKDFNEHRLLETHLKYLSQ; encoded by the coding sequence ATGAAAATTATTGAATGTGTACCGAATTTTAGCGAAGGGTGTGATTCCCGGACAATCACGGCGATTGCTGCTGTTTTTAAATCATTTCCCGACGTGCAACTGGCTGATTTTAGCGGTGATGCCGATCATAATAGAAGTGTCTTTACCTTTTTGGGAAAGCCGAAGGATGTGCTTGCCGCGGCGCTTGCTGCCTGCGGTAAAGCTCTGGAGCTGATTGATATGCGTAAACAGGCCGGAGCTCATCCGCGTTTGGGCGCAGTTGATGTTGTGCCTTTTGTTCCACTGGGGACGGCGAAGATGAAAGACGCGGTTGATCTGGCCCATTCTTTCGGGAAACAATTGGGCGAGCGCTTCGGCGTTCCCGTGTATTTCTATGGTTTTGCGGCGCGAAAAGATTCGTATATAGAATTGCCAGACGTTCGCCGCGGTGGATACGAAGGATTGGCAGAAAAAATGATGCGTATGAAAGATATTCCGGATGAAGGAGGGAAAAAATTCAACGCGCAGTCCGGTGCTACTGTTGTTGGTGCCAGAGATTTGCTGGTTGCTTATAATATAAATCTGGCTAGTGAGGACATGCATCTTGCAAAGCATATAGCGTCGCGAATCAGAGAAAAGGGCGGTGGTTTAAAATCTGTACGCGCCATCGGATTAATGTTAAAAAGCCGCGGTGTGGCGCAGGTGTCTCTTAATTTGCTTAACTATAAAGAAACGCCGCTAAAGACGGTTTTTGACCGGGTGAAAATTCTGGCGGCTGAGGGTGGCGCCAAAATATTGGAATCAGAATTAATCGGCCTTGCTCCCAAATGCGCATTTGCCGGCACAACACCTGAATATCTGAAACTCAAAGATTTTAACGAACATCGTCTGCTGGAAACACATTTAAAGTATTTATCCCAATAG
- the mtnA gene encoding S-methyl-5-thioribose-1-phosphate isomerase, producing MIRTIFWKNNSVILIDQNALPIAEKYVVCNSYKEVISAIKDLTVRGAPAIGVAAAMAAALGALHLPSLSPKEFQKNILAICDEIAKSRPTARNLFWALERMKEVLSRAKPASQSNLIKELINEAKCICSEDIEINRQMGKNGSPLFADGDNILTHCNAGALATAGYGTALGVIRAACEQGKKLHVYVDETRPVLQGARLTTWELKKEKIPFTLITDNMAGFLMSQGKIDKIIVGADRIAANGDTANKIGTYSLAVLARAHRIPFYIAAPLSTIDVSLKTGEVIPIEERKSEEVTKFKGVRSAPAGTKVYNPAFDVTPAKFISAIITEKGILTKPYCISISSMHKGEKRS from the coding sequence ATGATTAGAACAATTTTTTGGAAAAATAACAGTGTAATTTTAATCGACCAGAATGCTTTGCCTATCGCTGAAAAATATGTTGTCTGCAATTCGTATAAAGAAGTAATTTCCGCCATAAAGGATTTAACCGTACGCGGCGCTCCGGCCATCGGCGTTGCGGCCGCAATGGCGGCCGCGTTGGGAGCCCTGCACCTGCCCTCTTTATCTCCAAAAGAATTCCAGAAAAATATTTTAGCCATCTGCGACGAAATCGCAAAATCTCGGCCAACGGCACGCAATCTCTTCTGGGCTTTGGAACGAATGAAAGAAGTCCTTTCTCGAGCAAAACCGGCAAGCCAAAGTAATCTGATTAAAGAACTAATCAATGAAGCGAAATGCATTTGTTCTGAAGATATAGAAATCAACCGGCAAATGGGGAAAAACGGCAGCCCGCTTTTTGCCGACGGAGATAATATCCTGACTCATTGCAATGCCGGCGCCTTGGCAACGGCCGGATATGGAACCGCATTGGGCGTCATTCGCGCGGCCTGCGAACAGGGCAAAAAACTGCATGTATATGTGGACGAAACCAGACCTGTACTTCAGGGCGCAAGACTCACCACATGGGAATTGAAAAAAGAAAAAATTCCTTTCACGCTGATTACCGACAACATGGCGGGATTTCTGATGAGCCAGGGAAAGATTGATAAGATTATAGTGGGAGCAGATCGAATCGCCGCCAATGGAGATACGGCCAATAAAATCGGCACCTATTCTCTGGCGGTTTTGGCCCGGGCGCATCGCATTCCATTTTACATAGCGGCGCCGCTTTCCACAATTGATGTTTCTTTAAAGACGGGAGAGGTCATTCCTATTGAAGAAAGAAAAAGTGAAGAAGTAACGAAGTTTAAGGGAGTTCGCAGCGCACCGGCTGGAACAAAAGTTTATAATCCGGCTTTTGATGTAACGCCGGCTAAATTTATCTCGGCAATTATTACGGAAAAGGGAATCCTTACAAAACCATATTGCATCTCCATTTCCAGTATGCATAAAGGGGAAAAACGTTCATGA
- a CDS encoding signal recognition particle-docking protein FtsY — MSFFEKIKNGLTKTRNALTKNLDNLIFGRRVLDKELFDELEELLISADMGPQFTYDLIDDVKQRVSRNELQNAQEIKKILQERMIAILQKMETPLSIPKGKPFIIMTIGVNGSGKTTTIGKLANSLKSDGYEVMLVAADTFRAAAVEQLEVWGQRVGAPVIKQKTNADPAAVVFDAVAKIKAGYSGVVIVDTAGRLHTRVNLMEELKKVKRIINKEMPELSPEILLILDATTGQNAVVQAKTFKEEIGATGIVLTKLDGTSKGGVVVRIASELALPVRYIGVGEGLDDLRVFDSGDFTKALLE, encoded by the coding sequence ATAAGTTTTTTTGAAAAAATAAAAAATGGGCTGACCAAAACAAGGAATGCTCTGACGAAAAATCTGGACAATCTTATTTTCGGCAGAAGAGTTCTGGATAAAGAACTCTTCGATGAACTGGAAGAGCTTTTAATTTCTGCGGATATGGGTCCCCAGTTTACCTACGATTTGATTGATGATGTTAAACAGCGCGTCAGCCGTAATGAACTGCAGAACGCTCAGGAAATAAAGAAGATTTTGCAGGAGCGGATGATTGCCATTCTGCAAAAGATGGAGACGCCCCTGTCTATTCCTAAAGGGAAACCATTTATTATTATGACTATCGGGGTCAATGGCAGCGGTAAAACAACCACCATAGGCAAATTAGCGAACTCACTGAAAAGTGATGGCTATGAGGTCATGCTGGTTGCCGCCGATACTTTCCGGGCGGCGGCTGTCGAACAGCTCGAAGTTTGGGGTCAGCGCGTGGGCGCTCCGGTCATCAAGCAAAAAACAAACGCCGATCCGGCGGCTGTTGTGTTTGACGCTGTGGCAAAAATTAAAGCCGGTTATTCCGGAGTTGTTATTGTGGATACTGCCGGCCGATTGCATACCAGAGTAAATTTGATGGAGGAATTGAAAAAGGTAAAAAGAATTATTAACAAAGAAATGCCAGAATTGTCGCCGGAGATATTACTGATTCTTGATGCGACGACAGGCCAGAATGCCGTTGTTCAGGCCAAGACATTTAAAGAAGAAATCGGAGCGACCGGCATTGTCCTGACCAAACTTGATGGCACATCCAAGGGCGGTGTGGTAGTGCGCATAGCCAGTGAGCTTGCCCTGCCGGTTCGGTATATCGGGGTCGGCGAGGGCCTGGATGATTTGCGCGTTTTCGACAGCGGTGATTTTACAAAAGCTCTTTTGGAATAA
- a CDS encoding serine/threonine protein phosphatase has translation MNKIYAIGDIHGCLEKLKDLMSRIDIDRQNDTLIFIGDYIDRGRFSKEVIDYVLHLQGKYKKMVCLLGNHESMFLNYLEGVDEDMYLTNGGINTLHSYGISLYDDIEKRKNKIPADHLTFFQSLRPYYEEGTYIFVHAGLNPEVPLAEQGIYDLLWVRYEFIESEHDIGKIVVFGHTPIGERPLIKKNKIGIDTGVVYGGKLTCIELPDIKIYQA, from the coding sequence ATGAATAAAATCTATGCCATAGGAGATATTCACGGCTGTCTGGAAAAGCTTAAAGATCTGATGTCCAGGATTGATATCGACAGACAAAATGACACGCTGATCTTCATCGGTGATTACATTGATCGCGGCCGATTCAGTAAGGAAGTTATAGATTATGTCCTTCATCTACAAGGCAAATATAAAAAAATGGTATGTCTCCTCGGTAATCATGAAAGTATGTTTTTGAACTATCTGGAAGGTGTGGATGAGGACATGTATTTGACGAACGGAGGTATCAACACCCTTCATTCCTATGGTATTTCTCTTTATGACGATATTGAAAAAAGAAAAAACAAAATTCCCGCTGATCATCTAACCTTTTTCCAATCTCTGCGGCCCTATTATGAAGAAGGGACATATATATTTGTTCACGCCGGTTTAAATCCTGAAGTACCCTTGGCCGAGCAGGGAATATATGATTTATTATGGGTGAGGTACGAGTTTATAGAAAGCGAGCACGACATTGGTAAAATAGTTGTCTTCGGTCACACCCCAATAGGAGAGAGACCGCTAATCAAGAAGAATAAAATAGGCATTGATACAGGCGTAGTTTATGGCGGAAAGCTTACCTGTATCGAACTGCCGGATATAAAAATTTATCAGGCGTAA
- the smc gene encoding chromosome segregation protein SMC: protein MNLKKLEISGFKSFRDKVILDFHNGITGIVGPNGCGKSNIVDAIRWVMGEQRVKALRGTKMDDVVFNGSQDSAPVSIAEVTMTLVANGQSFPGAYSELSEISVSRKVVCEGEHEYYLNKVPCRLLDIKEFFMGTGVGARTYSLIEQGHVSNLVEAKPEDRRLFIEDAAGVSKYKSRKEAAVRKMEATKQNILRLNDIIKEVKSQLNTISRQAKRAEQYKNIKQQSKEAELTIALQNYVELAGKESSLQAVRTQLQDENSGIHANLEAKESALDELKMKLLENEELIAKSQQELYEIKNTISIKEKNIEFASRQAEDTSERKQKDLAEIQLLRSKKADLIVEIENLQTSAANAESKIAVLKTEHDEIQQKVQELNDIDKTANTQLEEKKILYIDIVTEKAKLKNMISSLSKNIEDLKKREERETRELDDDKKLFTDLTGKLASVNEELTKDEEDIVQLGERRTMATSEVERYKADLQSNEESIAKIKEEINVKSSRLVSLKEFQEAYKWSNEGVKTIIENNEQRDNFYGVVADHINVSREYESAVEAVLGEKLQYVVVKSQEDGVRAIDHLKNYQLGRGSFVSVDLRNHEAKTFSEEHLQEAEYLLQKVKVHDDFKQIAECLLGDVLLIPTIEKGLSLWKKNGFRGTFVTPDGDIISRHGVLTGGSGAAVEKSLLATKREINELGNEVSSLSSDLEVKTDQKKKLVAMIAQWEEELAQMRTRIHLLEIAINGRKKDHERFGDETNRLKQRIAVLEFNRQNIKAEEVEAEEKLQKFNADLLRKDEEEKEINTLISNLNAERDQTRVIIDEQERYLTDKKIEMASSEEKKEADLRTISRLQNDISTIENEDMVKGEEIVSCEKQIIELTQTIETEQTILKELYSGFAAQETVLAEKKAAQNREDAQLKIKENEIREIKKKLDELRQQINEMEIQCREVALNGENLRKIIAEKHDIDLKSMVDGFTKIEEEKLTELIALLEKNKQIIDEFGEVNLLALNEFEELDKRYNFLSAQISDLNTSLNVLQRTITRINKISRARFAETFEAVNVCFKDVFAQIFPGGRGELLLTDENDLLETGVDIDIQVPGKRRQNVNLLSGGEKSLVAVALIFAILKYRPSPFLVLDEVDAALDDANTNLFNRLIKDVAQQSQVVMITHNKSTMEVANSLFGVTMQKQGISSLVSVNLN from the coding sequence ATGAATTTAAAAAAGTTAGAAATATCCGGTTTTAAATCGTTTCGCGACAAAGTTATTCTTGATTTTCACAACGGAATCACGGGAATAGTTGGACCCAACGGTTGCGGAAAGTCCAATATCGTTGACGCTATCCGGTGGGTAATGGGTGAACAACGCGTCAAAGCTTTACGCGGGACAAAAATGGATGATGTTGTTTTTAACGGCAGCCAGGATTCCGCGCCGGTAAGCATAGCGGAAGTTACCATGACTTTGGTTGCCAATGGTCAAAGTTTCCCGGGTGCTTATTCCGAATTGAGCGAGATTTCTGTTTCCCGTAAGGTTGTTTGTGAAGGTGAGCATGAATATTATCTCAACAAGGTTCCCTGCCGGCTTCTTGATATCAAAGAATTCTTCATGGGCACAGGTGTTGGCGCCAGAACATATTCTCTGATTGAGCAGGGGCATGTGTCTAATCTTGTTGAAGCCAAGCCTGAAGATAGAAGATTGTTTATTGAAGATGCCGCCGGCGTCTCCAAATATAAAAGCCGCAAGGAAGCCGCAGTCCGTAAAATGGAAGCGACAAAACAAAATATTTTGCGGCTGAACGATATCATTAAGGAAGTAAAATCTCAGCTCAATACCATTTCCCGCCAGGCCAAAAGAGCGGAACAATATAAAAACATAAAGCAGCAAAGCAAAGAAGCGGAATTAACAATTGCCCTGCAAAATTATGTTGAACTTGCCGGGAAAGAATCTTCTTTACAGGCTGTGCGAACCCAACTTCAAGATGAGAATTCAGGCATTCATGCAAATCTCGAAGCTAAAGAATCAGCGTTAGATGAGCTGAAAATGAAACTTTTGGAAAATGAAGAGTTGATAGCCAAAAGCCAGCAGGAACTCTACGAGATAAAAAATACAATCAGTATTAAAGAAAAAAATATCGAATTTGCCAGCCGCCAGGCAGAGGACACCTCGGAACGCAAGCAAAAAGATTTAGCGGAAATTCAACTGCTCCGGTCGAAAAAAGCTGATTTGATTGTAGAAATTGAAAATCTGCAAACAAGTGCGGCTAACGCCGAAAGTAAAATTGCCGTCCTAAAAACAGAACATGACGAAATTCAGCAAAAAGTTCAAGAACTGAACGATATCGATAAAACAGCAAATACTCAGTTGGAAGAAAAGAAAATTTTATATATCGATATAGTGACGGAAAAAGCCAAGCTCAAGAATATGATTTCCAGTCTGAGCAAAAATATCGAGGATTTGAAAAAACGTGAGGAAAGAGAAACCCGTGAGCTGGACGATGATAAAAAATTGTTTACTGATTTAACAGGCAAATTGGCATCGGTAAATGAAGAATTAACCAAGGATGAAGAGGACATCGTTCAGTTGGGAGAGAGAAGAACGATGGCGACGAGCGAGGTTGAGAGATATAAAGCGGATTTGCAATCAAACGAGGAAAGCATCGCTAAAATTAAGGAAGAGATAAACGTTAAATCATCCCGATTGGTTTCTCTGAAAGAATTTCAGGAAGCATATAAGTGGAGTAACGAAGGCGTTAAGACGATTATTGAAAATAATGAACAAAGAGATAATTTTTACGGAGTTGTGGCTGATCATATAAATGTTTCCCGTGAATATGAATCTGCTGTGGAAGCGGTTTTGGGAGAAAAGCTTCAATATGTAGTCGTCAAAAGTCAGGAAGACGGCGTACGTGCTATCGATCATTTAAAAAACTATCAATTGGGCCGCGGCAGTTTTGTATCAGTGGATTTGAGAAATCATGAAGCAAAAACTTTCAGCGAAGAACATCTTCAGGAAGCTGAATACTTATTGCAGAAAGTTAAAGTTCATGATGATTTTAAGCAAATTGCCGAATGTCTGTTAGGCGATGTTCTACTCATACCAACAATTGAAAAAGGTCTTTCTCTCTGGAAGAAAAATGGTTTTAGAGGAACTTTTGTTACACCGGATGGAGATATTATCAGTCGGCATGGAGTGTTAACAGGCGGTAGCGGAGCGGCAGTGGAAAAAAGTCTTTTAGCGACAAAAAGGGAAATTAATGAACTGGGAAACGAAGTATCATCGCTCTCTTCAGATTTAGAAGTAAAGACGGATCAAAAAAAGAAACTTGTTGCCATGATAGCTCAATGGGAAGAAGAATTGGCTCAAATGAGAACCAGGATTCATTTGTTGGAAATTGCTATTAACGGTAGAAAAAAAGATCACGAACGTTTTGGAGACGAAACAAACAGATTAAAGCAGAGAATTGCCGTTTTGGAATTTAACCGGCAAAACATAAAGGCGGAAGAAGTGGAAGCCGAAGAAAAGTTGCAAAAATTCAACGCCGATCTTTTACGCAAAGATGAAGAAGAAAAAGAAATCAATACACTAATTTCCAATTTAAACGCGGAAAGAGATCAGACGCGGGTGATAATTGATGAACAGGAGCGTTATTTAACGGACAAAAAAATAGAGATGGCTTCTTCAGAAGAGAAAAAGGAAGCTGATTTACGAACAATATCGCGACTGCAAAATGATATCAGTACAATAGAAAATGAAGATATGGTTAAAGGTGAGGAGATTGTTTCCTGCGAAAAGCAGATTATCGAATTAACCCAAACAATCGAAACGGAGCAAACGATACTCAAGGAACTTTATTCCGGCTTTGCAGCGCAGGAAACGGTTCTGGCAGAAAAAAAGGCGGCGCAGAATCGGGAAGACGCGCAACTGAAAATAAAAGAAAATGAAATCAGGGAAATTAAAAAGAAACTTGATGAATTACGTCAGCAGATAAATGAAATGGAAATTCAGTGTCGCGAAGTGGCCTTAAATGGCGAAAATTTGAGAAAAATAATTGCCGAGAAACATGATATTGACCTGAAAAGCATGGTCGACGGATTTACGAAAATCGAAGAGGAGAAACTTACCGAACTCATCGCCTTACTGGAAAAAAATAAGCAAATAATAGATGAATTCGGCGAAGTAAATTTGCTTGCCCTTAATGAATTTGAAGAGCTCGATAAACGTTATAACTTCTTATCGGCACAAATATCGGATCTGAATACTTCGCTTAATGTTTTGCAACGGACAATTACACGCATTAATAAAATTTCCCGCGCCAGATTTGCCGAAACATTTGAAGCCGTCAATGTCTGCTTTAAGGACGTATTTGCGCAGATCTTTCCGGGAGGCCGCGGAGAACTTTTGCTGACTGATGAAAATGATTTGCTGGAAACAGGAGTTGATATCGATATTCAGGTTCCCGGCAAAAGAAGACAAAATGTTAATCTGCTGTCCGGTGGTGAAAAGTCACTGGTGGCGGTTGCTTTGATTTTCGCCATTTTAAAGTACCGTCCTTCGCCGTTCCTGGTTCTGGACGAAGTTGACGCTGCCCTGGATGACGCCAATACCAATCTGTTCAACCGGTTGATTAAAGATGTTGCCCAGCAATCTCAGGTTGTTATGATTACGCACAACAAGAGTACAATGGAAGTTGCCAACTCTCTATTTGGAGTCACCATGCAAAAACAGGGGATATCTTCTCTGGTTTCCGTCAATCTCAACTAG
- a CDS encoding Asp-tRNA(Asn)/Glu-tRNA(Gln) amidotransferase GatCAB subunit B, producing MDFETVIGLEVHAQMLTDTKIFCGCSTKFGASPNSHTCPVCLGMPGVLPVLNKKVVEYAMKMALATNCGINKSCEFARKNYFYPDLPKGYQISQYSYPLAEHGHVILDINGEQKKIGITRIHMEEDAGKLMHDEHNPVSYVDLNRTGVPLIEIVSEPDMRSSEEAADYLKRLHEILVYLEICDGNMEEGSFRCDANVSIRPRGQKEYGTRTELKNMNSFRNVQRALEYEIKRQQYLVENGGTVIQETRLWDDAQGATNSMRSKEEAHDYRYFPDPDLVPILVDDAWVEKIKKDLPELPLVKRERFVKDYQIPAYDAGVLTADKALANYYEEVVKLCAKPKVASNWIMGDVMKFLNEDKLDIRQCPIKAQSLADMIRLIEEGTISGKMAKEIVEDMYKTGKSPQMIIEEKGLVQITNEGELVKTITAIIEANPGQLKDYRGGKEKLFGFFVGQVMKATQGKANPQLVNELLKKMLAE from the coding sequence ATGGATTTTGAAACAGTCATCGGGCTGGAAGTTCACGCCCAAATGTTAACCGACACAAAAATTTTCTGCGGCTGCTCCACAAAATTCGGCGCATCGCCCAACAGTCATACCTGTCCCGTTTGTCTGGGCATGCCCGGAGTTCTGCCGGTCTTGAATAAAAAAGTTGTCGAATACGCCATGAAGATGGCGCTGGCAACAAACTGTGGAATAAATAAATCCTGCGAGTTTGCGCGTAAAAATTACTTTTATCCCGATCTGCCCAAAGGATACCAGATATCCCAATACTCCTATCCTCTGGCGGAACACGGCCATGTTATTCTGGATATAAACGGAGAGCAAAAGAAAATCGGTATCACGAGAATTCATATGGAAGAGGACGCCGGCAAGCTGATGCACGACGAACACAACCCAGTAAGTTACGTTGATCTGAACCGCACCGGCGTTCCGCTGATTGAAATCGTCAGCGAACCGGATATGCGTTCATCCGAAGAAGCGGCCGACTATCTCAAACGCCTGCATGAAATTCTGGTTTATCTGGAAATTTGCGACGGGAACATGGAGGAAGGATCGTTTCGCTGCGATGCAAATGTATCCATCAGACCTAGAGGTCAGAAGGAATATGGCACCAGAACGGAATTAAAAAATATGAATTCCTTCCGCAATGTACAGCGCGCATTGGAATATGAAATCAAGCGCCAGCAATATCTTGTGGAAAACGGCGGCACGGTGATTCAGGAAACACGTCTGTGGGATGACGCTCAAGGCGCCACCAATTCCATGCGCAGCAAGGAAGAAGCGCACGACTACCGTTATTTCCCTGATCCCGACTTGGTTCCGATTTTGGTTGATGACGCCTGGGTCGAAAAAATCAAAAAAGATCTTCCCGAATTGCCGCTGGTCAAACGGGAGAGATTCGTCAAGGATTATCAAATTCCCGCTTACGACGCCGGCGTACTGACAGCCGACAAGGCGCTGGCGAATTACTATGAAGAAGTGGTCAAGCTCTGCGCCAAACCCAAAGTCGCCAGTAACTGGATTATGGGCGACGTTATGAAATTTCTTAATGAAGATAAACTCGATATCCGTCAATGTCCCATCAAGGCGCAATCCCTGGCCGATATGATCCGGCTGATTGAAGAAGGCACCATCAGCGGTAAAATGGCCAAAGAAATAGTCGAAGATATGTACAAAACCGGTAAATCGCCGCAAATGATTATCGAAGAAAAAGGCCTGGTGCAAATTACGAATGAAGGCGAACTGGTAAAGACTATCACTGCCATCATCGAAGCCAATCCAGGGCAGCTTAAGGATTATCGCGGCGGCAAGGAAAAACTTTTCGGTTTTTTCGTTGGTCAGGTGATGAAGGCGACTCAGGGCAAAGCCAACCCTCAGCTCGTCAATGAACTTCTTAAAAAGATGCTTGCCGAATAA
- the gatA gene encoding Asp-tRNA(Asn)/Glu-tRNA(Gln) amidotransferase GatCAB subunit A (allows the formation of correctly charged Asn-tRNA(Asn) or Gln-tRNA(Gln) through the transamidation of misacylated Asp-tRNA(Asn) or Glu-tRNA(Gln) in organisms which lack either or both of asparaginyl-tRNA or glutaminyl-tRNA synthetases; reaction takes place in the presence of glutamine and ATP through an activated phospho-Asp-tRNA(Asn) or phospho-Glu-tRNA), producing the protein MELNQFTIHELQEKIKNGDVSATQITESVFSRIDAVEERVHSYIRLIKDEALAAAAKADENIKKGDIKPLTGIPIALKDIVCTKGIITTCGSHILHNFAPPYNATVVEKLTSAGAVFVGKTNMDEFAMGSSTETSYFGPTRNPWDLERIPGGSSGGSATAVAADECIASIGSDTGGSIRQPAALCGVVGMKPTYGRVSRFGLIAFASSLDQIGPFTKDVEDCAIMMNVLAGYDAKESTSVPMEVPDYRQFVGRDIKGWKIGIPKEYFIEGIDPEVTAAIKKAIMVIEQSGGQCVDISLPHTQYSVATYYIIAPAEASSNLARYDGVRYGFRSADVRELLEMYRTTRMQGFGAEVKRRIMIGTYALSAGYYDAYYKKASQVRALIKRDFEEAFKKCDVILTPTTPTPAFKIGEKTDDPLQMYLSDIFTISTNLAGIPGISVPCGFTSGGLPIGVQFLAGHFEEGKLIQIASAYEKNAKIEKRRPAL; encoded by the coding sequence ACATCCGTTTGATAAAAGATGAAGCTCTTGCCGCTGCGGCAAAAGCTGATGAGAACATTAAAAAAGGCGATATAAAACCATTAACCGGAATTCCCATTGCGTTGAAAGATATTGTCTGCACTAAAGGCATCATCACGACATGCGGTTCGCACATATTGCATAATTTTGCACCGCCTTATAACGCCACCGTCGTGGAAAAACTGACGTCTGCCGGAGCAGTATTTGTCGGCAAAACTAACATGGACGAATTTGCCATGGGATCTTCGACGGAAACTTCGTATTTCGGCCCTACCCGCAATCCCTGGGATCTGGAAAGAATTCCGGGCGGCTCCAGCGGCGGCTCCGCAACGGCGGTTGCCGCGGATGAATGCATCGCTTCCATCGGTTCCGACACCGGCGGTTCTATCCGCCAGCCGGCGGCGCTTTGCGGCGTTGTCGGAATGAAACCGACGTATGGACGTGTCTCTCGATTCGGACTTATCGCTTTCGCGTCTTCGCTTGATCAAATCGGACCTTTTACCAAAGATGTAGAGGACTGCGCTATTATGATGAATGTTCTGGCCGGATATGATGCAAAAGAATCAACTTCCGTTCCCATGGAAGTGCCCGATTACCGGCAATTTGTCGGACGTGATATCAAAGGCTGGAAGATAGGAATTCCCAAAGAATATTTTATTGAAGGCATTGATCCGGAGGTGACCGCTGCCATTAAAAAAGCAATAATGGTAATCGAACAAAGCGGCGGACAATGCGTGGATATTTCTCTGCCGCATACTCAATACTCTGTAGCTACTTATTATATCATCGCTCCGGCAGAGGCCAGTTCCAATCTGGCACGTTACGACGGCGTTAGATATGGCTTCCGGTCGGCCGATGTTCGCGAGCTTTTAGAAATGTACAGAACAACCCGCATGCAGGGATTCGGCGCGGAAGTTAAAAGAAGAATCATGATAGGCACCTACGCCTTGTCTGCCGGGTATTACGATGCTTACTACAAGAAGGCTTCCCAGGTGCGGGCGTTAATCAAGCGAGACTTTGAAGAGGCTTTTAAAAAGTGTGATGTTATACTTACTCCGACAACGCCGACACCGGCTTTTAAGATCGGCGAAAAAACAGATGACCCGCTGCAGATGTATCTTTCCGATATTTTCACCATATCAACAAATCTGGCGGGAATACCTGGAATTTCGGTTCCCTGCGGATTTACTTCCGGCGGCCTGCCGATAGGAGTGCAATTTCTGGCCGGCCATTTTGAGGAAGGAAAATTAATTCAAATCGCCTCTGCTTACGAGAAAAACGCCAAAATTGAAAAGAGGAGGCCTGCGTTATAA